Proteins encoded in a region of the uncultured Paludibaculum sp. genome:
- a CDS encoding methyltransferase domain-containing protein: MIRPLILALSVFALVVSAQEATPRPAGDKLAPYYPTPESVVERMLKFGGLKRGEKMFDLGSGDGRVVVMAAEKFKADATGIEIDTDLYRQSMDRIKSLGLEKHARIINGDITQQDFSSANLLTVYLLPNSNEKIRPMLEKQLKKGTRIVAHDFMFKGWTADKEEHIPDDGEGRSHTLYLYIR; this comes from the coding sequence ATGATACGACCACTCATTCTTGCCCTCTCTGTCTTCGCGTTGGTTGTTTCGGCCCAGGAGGCGACACCCAGACCCGCCGGCGACAAGCTCGCGCCCTACTACCCAACGCCGGAAAGCGTAGTGGAGCGGATGTTGAAGTTTGGCGGTCTGAAGCGCGGCGAAAAGATGTTCGACCTTGGCTCCGGAGATGGCCGCGTAGTCGTCATGGCGGCCGAAAAGTTCAAGGCCGACGCCACCGGCATCGAAATCGACACGGATCTTTACAGGCAGTCGATGGACCGCATCAAGTCGCTGGGGCTGGAAAAGCATGCGCGGATCATCAACGGCGACATCACCCAGCAGGACTTCTCCAGCGCCAACCTGCTCACTGTCTATCTGTTGCCGAATTCGAACGAGAAGATCCGCCCGATGCTCGAGAAGCAGCTCAAGAAGGGCACACGCATCGTCGCCCACGACTTCATGTTCAAGGGCTGGACCGCCGATAAGGAAGAGCACATCCCCGACGACGGGGAAGGCCGCAGTCATACTCTATATCTCTATATTCGATAG
- a CDS encoding sensor histidine kinase has product MRWVNSEQPGLCWRHVGMVLLFNAAIGLVLCLLNFAYNPAARSSEFGFYLLANMIYAQLIGCTAAFTMPWLAVRIWRLPGPVMWIVYLLTLVIIAAVGTLLAVAGLLVAGIISSNQYWPQFVGSVRTATLITLIVGIASFVIETLRHRVEHTTLQLKQQQLERERAQKLVLEARLSSLQSRLQPHFLFNTINSILSMIRDEPKGAEEMLQRLSRLLRYALDSQERSTVSLGEEMKLVSDYLEIERTRFGQRLTFSIDMDYGAMNCELPPYALQTLVENSMKYAVAPRREGGRIAISVQRENGSLTITVTDDGPGFSHDDFTEGHGLDTLEKRLALLYGEAGSLSLEGSTVRLRVPVGVTA; this is encoded by the coding sequence ATGCGGTGGGTGAATTCCGAACAACCGGGCCTCTGCTGGCGCCACGTGGGCATGGTGCTGCTCTTCAACGCGGCGATTGGCCTCGTGTTATGCCTCTTGAACTTCGCCTACAACCCGGCCGCGCGCAGCTCCGAGTTTGGCTTCTATCTGCTGGCCAACATGATCTACGCGCAACTCATCGGCTGCACGGCGGCGTTCACCATGCCCTGGCTGGCTGTGCGCATCTGGCGCCTGCCCGGGCCCGTGATGTGGATTGTGTACCTGTTGACGCTGGTGATCATCGCGGCGGTGGGCACTTTGCTAGCCGTGGCCGGCCTCCTGGTCGCTGGCATCATCTCGTCCAACCAATACTGGCCGCAGTTCGTCGGCAGTGTGCGGACGGCGACGCTGATCACCCTCATCGTGGGCATCGCCAGTTTCGTCATCGAAACGCTGAGACACCGAGTGGAGCACACGACGCTCCAACTGAAGCAGCAGCAACTGGAGCGGGAACGGGCTCAGAAGCTTGTGTTGGAGGCTCGCCTCAGCTCGCTGCAGTCACGATTGCAGCCGCACTTTCTGTTCAACACGATCAACTCAATTCTCTCGATGATCCGGGACGAGCCAAAGGGCGCCGAGGAGATGCTGCAGCGCCTGTCCCGGCTGCTGCGCTACGCGTTGGATTCGCAGGAACGCAGCACGGTGTCGTTGGGCGAGGAGATGAAGCTCGTCAGCGACTACCTGGAGATTGAACGCACGCGGTTCGGGCAGAGGCTGACGTTCTCCATCGACATGGACTACGGCGCGATGAACTGTGAACTGCCGCCGTATGCCCTGCAAACGCTGGTGGAAAACTCGATGAAGTACGCCGTCGCGCCCAGGCGCGAAGGGGGCCGCATCGCAATTTCGGTGCAGCGCGAGAACGGATCGCTCACCATCACGGTAACGGATGACGGGCCGGGGTTCAGCCACGACGATTTCACTGAGGGCCATGGCCTGGACACCTTGGAGAAGAGGCTGGCGCTGCTTTACGGCGAGGCTGGCTCGCTGTCTCTGGAAGGTAGCACCGTGCGTCTGCGGGTTCCTGTGGGGGTGACGGCATGA
- the rpiA gene encoding ribose 5-phosphate isomerase A → MQRESELLKQFHWSGEIANYEAKRRTAERIALEVKDGQVVGAGSGSTSFVALNALAERAKREGLRFSAVPTSHEVAMACVALGIPTLRPLEAVPDWYFDGADEADPAGNLIKGRGGAMYQEKLILRSSPKTFILVDRSKLVDRLGTRFPIPVEVHPMAVRLVEAELLRLGAIEIRIRTGSGKDGPVITENGNLIFDVRFASIGAGLEKDIKSITGVLESGLFWGYRVEIVTPDS, encoded by the coding sequence ATGCAACGCGAAAGCGAATTGCTGAAGCAGTTTCACTGGTCGGGCGAGATCGCCAACTACGAAGCCAAGCGCCGCACGGCGGAGCGCATCGCGCTGGAGGTGAAGGACGGCCAGGTCGTCGGTGCCGGCAGCGGTTCCACGAGTTTCGTCGCACTCAACGCGCTGGCCGAACGCGCGAAACGCGAAGGGCTGCGCTTCAGCGCTGTGCCGACGTCGCATGAAGTCGCCATGGCCTGCGTCGCGCTGGGCATTCCTACATTACGGCCCCTGGAGGCCGTACCCGACTGGTACTTCGACGGCGCGGACGAGGCAGATCCGGCCGGCAATCTTATCAAAGGCCGCGGCGGCGCCATGTACCAGGAAAAGCTGATTCTGCGCAGCAGCCCGAAGACGTTCATCCTGGTGGACCGCTCAAAGCTGGTCGACCGTCTGGGTACGCGCTTCCCCATCCCGGTGGAAGTGCACCCGATGGCGGTGCGTCTGGTGGAGGCGGAATTGCTGCGCCTGGGCGCAATCGAGATCCGCATTCGTACGGGCTCTGGCAAGGACGGCCCCGTGATCACGGAGAACGGAAACCTGATCTTCGACGTACGTTTCGCCAGCATCGGAGCCGGGCTCGAAAAGGACATCAAGTCGATTACGGGCGTCCTGGAGTCCGGCCTCTTCTGGGGCTACCGTGTAGAAATTGTCACCCCGGACAGCTAG
- the bshA gene encoding N-acetyl-alpha-D-glucosaminyl L-malate synthase BshA: MRIGITCYPTYGGSGIVATELGLELAVRGHEVHFITYANPIRLDPGTPRIHYHEVEVSTYPLFQYPPYDLALASRMTEIAEWQNLDLLHVHYAIPHSASAYLARAMSQPVRRLPYITTLHGTDITLVGTDRSYFPITKFSIEQSDGVTSISNHLKQQTLDVFGVKNEVRVIHNFVNCDLYRMAKTPHEGRPRLLHISNFREVKRITDCVRVLKLAREHIDCELWMAGDGPDRGAAERLAFELGVHEHVEFLGKQDHIERLIPQCDMMLLPSRMESFGLAALEGMACGVIPVATRVGGLPEVITHGVDGFLEEVADVAAQAQRVVEVLSDPALRNRMKWAARDTAEARFCTSHIIPRYEAFYQEVLAR; the protein is encoded by the coding sequence ATGAGGATTGGAATCACCTGCTATCCGACCTACGGCGGATCGGGCATCGTGGCCACGGAGCTGGGCCTGGAGCTGGCTGTGCGCGGCCATGAGGTCCACTTCATCACCTACGCGAATCCCATCCGGCTGGATCCCGGCACGCCGCGCATTCACTACCACGAGGTGGAAGTTTCCACCTATCCGCTCTTCCAGTACCCGCCCTACGATTTGGCGCTGGCCTCCCGCATGACCGAGATTGCCGAGTGGCAGAATCTCGACCTGCTGCACGTGCACTATGCCATCCCGCATTCGGCCTCGGCTTACCTGGCGCGTGCGATGTCGCAGCCGGTGCGCCGTCTGCCCTATATCACGACGCTACATGGCACGGACATCACGCTGGTGGGCACCGACCGCTCGTACTTTCCCATCACGAAGTTCTCCATCGAGCAGTCCGACGGCGTCACGTCGATCAGCAACCACCTGAAGCAGCAGACGCTCGACGTATTTGGGGTGAAGAACGAGGTTCGCGTGATTCACAACTTCGTGAACTGCGACCTTTACCGGATGGCGAAGACGCCGCACGAGGGCCGGCCGCGGCTGCTGCACATCTCGAACTTTCGCGAAGTGAAGCGCATTACGGATTGTGTGCGCGTCCTGAAGCTCGCTCGGGAACACATCGACTGCGAGCTGTGGATGGCGGGTGACGGTCCGGACCGCGGCGCGGCCGAGCGCCTGGCCTTTGAGCTCGGAGTTCATGAGCACGTGGAGTTCCTGGGTAAGCAGGACCACATCGAGCGCCTGATCCCCCAGTGCGACATGATGCTGCTGCCCAGCCGCATGGAGTCGTTCGGCCTGGCGGCGTTGGAGGGCATGGCCTGCGGCGTGATTCCGGTGGCGACTCGCGTGGGCGGCCTGCCGGAGGTAATCACGCACGGCGTTGACGGATTCCTGGAAGAGGTCGCCGATGTGGCGGCTCAGGCGCAACGTGTCGTGGAAGTCCTTTCGGACCCCGCGTTGCGCAACCGCATGAAGTGGGCGGCGCGCGATACGGCGGAGGCGCGTTTCTGCACGTCGCACATCATTCCGCGCTATGAAGCGTTCTACCAGGAAGTGCTGGCGCGCTGA
- a CDS encoding PIG-L family deacetylase: MKKRILCLHAHPDDAEILAGGTLALLAGRGHQVIIATMTAGDCGSVEYGPQEIARIRQGEAAKAAAIIGAEYYWVGFDDLAIFPDDTSRRRVTAALRRFRPDIVLTASPLDYHCDHEATSKLVTDACFGCSAPNYLTQAYDQAPALPAIPHLYYLDPAEGIDRDGNIITPKFAVNVAGVMDVKQRMLEAHESQRAWLRKQHGMDDFVETMQRWCRSRGALAGVEYAEGFRQYGGHAYPRTPLLQEMLSDLVLPVHR; encoded by the coding sequence ATGAAAAAGCGGATTCTTTGCCTCCATGCGCATCCGGATGATGCGGAGATCTTGGCGGGAGGCACATTGGCCCTATTGGCCGGGCGCGGCCACCAGGTGATTATCGCGACAATGACCGCCGGCGATTGCGGTTCAGTAGAGTACGGTCCGCAGGAGATTGCGCGGATCCGGCAGGGTGAGGCGGCCAAGGCCGCAGCCATTATCGGTGCGGAGTATTACTGGGTGGGGTTCGACGACCTGGCGATCTTCCCCGACGACACGTCGCGCCGCCGGGTGACGGCCGCCCTGCGGCGTTTTCGCCCCGACATCGTATTGACCGCTTCGCCGCTGGACTACCACTGCGATCATGAGGCGACGTCGAAGCTGGTGACGGATGCCTGTTTCGGCTGCTCCGCCCCGAACTATCTGACGCAGGCTTACGATCAGGCGCCGGCCCTGCCCGCGATTCCCCACCTTTACTATCTGGACCCGGCGGAGGGTATTGATCGCGACGGCAACATCATTACGCCCAAGTTCGCCGTGAACGTAGCCGGAGTAATGGACGTTAAGCAGCGCATGCTGGAAGCACACGAAAGCCAGCGGGCGTGGCTGCGGAAGCAGCACGGCATGGACGACTTCGTCGAGACGATGCAGCGCTGGTGCCGGTCGCGCGGCGCGCTGGCCGGCGTCGAATACGCCGAAGGGTTCCGCCAATATGGCGGACACGCCTATCCGCGGACGCCGCTGCTGCAGGAAATGCTATCGGACCTTGTGCTGCCCGTGCATCGCTAA
- a CDS encoding sensor histidine kinase: MVSDQIVLPYLWRRYLSFLRALVGAACLWVVLASSAVTPRTWIAFVIVLTTYSLVSIFWHWPERIDKLDIFGLMLDVVTFLLCVALSDTNSLWLAAVAALYLFLAMATLQDWRDVLLTTVLSLGFVISANPPNAETLEPLLLILGMFGCVVALQKQSLIDRLSNTSRQAVLYRVEAQQAREAERERIAADFHDGPLQSFISIQMRLEIVRKMLERNFDAGMAELKELREICGQQVTEVRTFVRSMRPVEVDGAGLASALRSTVGFFQKDSGIPATFKVDPGAMHDDIDVSTDIVQIVREALNNVHKHSGASRVAVALARMEDTLLIDVEDDGTGYPFAGTFTLEELELLRIGPLSIQRRVRGLNGDLALCSRPGRGSEIKIRLPI; encoded by the coding sequence GTGGTATCCGACCAGATTGTCCTGCCTTACCTGTGGCGGCGCTACCTGAGTTTCCTGCGCGCCCTGGTCGGTGCGGCGTGCCTCTGGGTGGTGCTGGCTTCGTCCGCCGTGACGCCGCGCACCTGGATCGCATTTGTCATTGTTCTCACCACTTACAGCCTGGTGTCGATCTTCTGGCACTGGCCGGAACGCATCGACAAGCTGGACATCTTCGGCCTGATGCTCGATGTCGTCACGTTCCTGCTCTGCGTGGCCCTTAGCGACACCAACAGCCTGTGGCTGGCAGCCGTCGCCGCGCTCTACCTGTTCCTGGCCATGGCCACTTTGCAGGATTGGCGCGACGTCCTTCTCACCACGGTTCTTTCCCTCGGTTTCGTCATTAGCGCCAACCCACCCAATGCGGAGACACTGGAACCTTTGCTGTTGATTCTGGGCATGTTTGGCTGTGTGGTGGCGCTTCAGAAGCAGAGCCTCATCGACCGCCTGTCGAACACCTCCCGCCAGGCAGTACTCTATCGTGTAGAAGCCCAGCAGGCACGCGAAGCCGAGCGTGAGCGGATCGCGGCCGACTTCCATGATGGCCCGCTGCAGAGCTTCATCAGCATCCAGATGCGGCTGGAGATTGTCCGTAAGATGCTGGAAAGAAACTTCGATGCGGGCATGGCTGAGCTGAAGGAGTTGCGCGAAATCTGTGGCCAGCAGGTGACCGAAGTGCGGACCTTCGTGCGCAGCATGCGGCCGGTGGAAGTGGACGGCGCGGGCCTGGCCTCCGCTCTCCGGTCCACGGTTGGTTTCTTCCAGAAGGACTCGGGAATTCCGGCCACATTCAAGGTGGATCCCGGAGCAATGCACGACGACATCGACGTCTCCACCGACATCGTCCAGATTGTTCGCGAGGCGCTCAACAACGTCCACAAACACTCCGGAGCGTCGCGTGTGGCGGTGGCTTTGGCGCGCATGGAGGATACTCTTCTGATTGATGTGGAGGACGACGGCACGGGCTATCCGTTTGCCGGGACGTTCACTCTGGAAGAACTGGAACTCCTTCGAATCGGGCCACTTAGCATTCAGCGCAGAGTGCGCGGCCTGAATGGCGACCTGGCGCTTTGCTCCCGGCCGGGCCGGGGCTCCGAGATCAAAATCCGTCTGCCAATATGA
- a CDS encoding CRTAC1 family protein — protein MLRSAWVLPAFLSLAAAQAPPISFRNVAESAGIRFVLDNANSPEKRMIETMAGGLAAFDYNNDGRTDIFFTNGAAYPSNRKDGPKYFNRLFRNDGDLKFSDVTSETGLSGEGYGMGASAADYDNDGLVDLFVANVGNSRLYHNLGNGKFKDITEESGIVDPEWAVAAAWFDYDNDGKLDLWITHYAKWPPATDRFCGDSQKNVRVYCHPKYFQGLPNRLYHNLGNGKFEDVSKSAGLLASPGRGMGVAVGDYDADGRLDVFVTNDNEPNSLFHNLGGGKFEEVALLAGVAMMDSGKPVASMGADFRDYDNDGWPDIVVVDLYNETFPLFRNTGKGGFRDATYASGLARLSSKFSGWGPGLADFNLDGWKDLFVSSAHVNDLVEQFEHTVYRQPNRVLLNEKGVFHDVSSTAGPDFQVGRAHRGLAFADFNQDGLLDAVVSSLNDPAELWINSTATDGEWLIVQLEGVKSNRDGIGARLQWGSQYNVMTTAMGYSSSAHYGVHFGAPKGQAPATLEILWPSGKRQSVATPKARQVIKVKEEL, from the coding sequence ATGCTACGTTCCGCTTGGGTCCTGCCGGCCTTTCTGTCTTTGGCCGCCGCCCAGGCTCCGCCCATCAGTTTTCGCAATGTGGCCGAATCGGCCGGCATCCGCTTCGTGCTCGACAACGCCAACTCGCCCGAGAAGCGGATGATCGAGACCATGGCTGGCGGGCTCGCCGCGTTCGACTACAACAACGACGGGCGCACCGACATCTTCTTCACCAACGGCGCGGCTTACCCCTCCAACCGCAAAGACGGACCCAAGTACTTCAATCGCCTGTTCCGCAATGACGGGGACTTGAAGTTCTCTGATGTGACCTCGGAAACGGGATTGTCCGGCGAAGGCTACGGCATGGGCGCCTCGGCCGCCGATTACGATAACGACGGCTTGGTCGATCTCTTCGTCGCCAATGTGGGCAACAGCCGGCTCTATCACAACCTGGGCAACGGCAAGTTCAAGGACATCACCGAGGAGTCCGGCATCGTCGACCCCGAGTGGGCTGTCGCCGCCGCCTGGTTCGACTACGACAACGACGGCAAGCTCGATCTGTGGATCACCCACTACGCCAAATGGCCCCCCGCGACCGACCGTTTCTGCGGCGACTCCCAGAAGAACGTCCGTGTCTACTGTCATCCAAAATACTTTCAGGGCCTGCCCAACCGGCTTTACCACAACCTGGGCAACGGCAAGTTCGAGGACGTCAGCAAGAGCGCCGGCCTACTGGCCTCGCCTGGGCGCGGCATGGGTGTGGCCGTGGGCGACTACGACGCCGACGGCCGCCTGGATGTCTTCGTCACCAACGACAACGAGCCGAATTCGCTATTTCACAACCTGGGCGGCGGCAAGTTCGAAGAGGTGGCGCTGCTCGCCGGTGTGGCCATGATGGATAGCGGGAAACCCGTGGCCAGCATGGGGGCCGACTTCCGCGACTACGACAACGACGGCTGGCCCGACATCGTCGTGGTAGACCTCTACAACGAGACGTTCCCGCTCTTCCGCAACACCGGCAAGGGCGGCTTCCGCGATGCCACTTATGCCAGCGGACTAGCCCGCCTCAGCTCCAAATTCAGCGGCTGGGGGCCAGGCCTCGCCGACTTCAACCTCGATGGCTGGAAAGACCTGTTTGTCTCCAGCGCGCACGTCAACGACCTGGTGGAGCAGTTCGAACACACGGTCTACCGGCAACCCAACCGCGTCCTGCTGAACGAAAAGGGTGTCTTCCACGATGTCTCCTCCACCGCCGGCCCCGATTTCCAGGTCGGCCGTGCCCATCGCGGCCTGGCCTTCGCTGACTTCAATCAGGATGGCCTGCTGGACGCTGTAGTCTCATCGCTGAACGATCCGGCCGAACTCTGGATCAATTCCACCGCGACGGACGGCGAATGGCTCATCGTGCAACTGGAAGGCGTGAAATCCAATCGTGACGGCATCGGAGCGCGGCTGCAGTGGGGCAGCCAGTACAACGTTATGACCACCGCCATGGGCTACTCATCGTCCGCGCATTACGGTGTACACTTCGGCGCGCCCAAAGGCCAGGCGCCGGCCACGCTCGAGATTCTGTGGCCATCGGGAAAGCGGCAGAGTGTGGCCACACCCAAGGCGCGGCAAGTGATCAAAGTGAAGGAAGAACTGTAA
- a CDS encoding FecR family protein, producing the protein MSARSGLSFGKVITALLLASFALPVLEAQSFLQTDTAARAITVQGSVSLVRDTEMWAVSMGDSIQARQVVVTGPDGYAAFRVSDGSTFEVFPNSRVTFRANPGNWRDMVDVWLGRIRVHIQKLGGQPNPNRIHTPTAVISVRGTIFDISVEDDDETTRVAVEEGLVAVEHRLMPRDGDPRLVAAGEELVVYRNAPLALDRRLDRGRFMQYVADAVYQILIRTPRLGGSGGTGGVPGGGTTPPPTSGGGVPGDTGATPPPPPPPAPGN; encoded by the coding sequence ATGTCCGCGCGTAGTGGGTTGAGCTTCGGCAAGGTCATCACGGCGTTACTGCTGGCGAGCTTCGCTTTGCCCGTGCTCGAGGCGCAATCCTTCCTCCAAACCGACACAGCAGCGAGGGCAATCACCGTCCAAGGCAGCGTGTCGCTGGTGCGCGATACCGAGATGTGGGCCGTGAGCATGGGCGACTCCATCCAAGCCCGGCAAGTGGTTGTCACGGGGCCGGATGGGTATGCGGCCTTCCGCGTGTCAGACGGCAGCACTTTCGAAGTATTTCCGAACTCGCGTGTGACGTTCCGGGCGAATCCGGGCAACTGGCGTGACATGGTGGATGTCTGGCTGGGGCGCATTCGAGTACACATCCAGAAACTGGGCGGCCAACCGAATCCGAACCGGATCCACACGCCCACCGCCGTGATCTCGGTGCGGGGCACGATTTTCGACATTAGTGTGGAAGACGACGACGAAACCACACGGGTTGCAGTGGAAGAAGGCTTGGTGGCCGTGGAGCACCGCCTGATGCCGCGCGATGGCGACCCGCGTCTGGTGGCCGCCGGCGAAGAACTGGTGGTGTATCGCAATGCACCGCTCGCTCTGGATCGCCGGCTGGACCGCGGCCGCTTCATGCAGTACGTGGCCGATGCGGTGTATCAGATTCTGATCCGGACGCCGCGCCTTGGCGGCAGCGGCGGCACCGGTGGCGTGCCCGGTGGCGGGACGACACCTCCGCCGACGTCCGGTGGTGGTGTGCCGGGTGACACCGGTGCGACTCCGCCTCCTCCTCCGCCCCCGGCTCCGGGTAATTAG
- a CDS encoding LytTR family DNA-binding domain-containing protein: MSLRVYLVDDEELAVRRLDRMLRETGRVEIVGSSTDAVRAQQEIELLAPDALFLDIQMPGMTGFELLAGLSVQPLVVFATAYDQYALRAFEVNSLDYLLKPVEEAQLDRALGKLERMSGGDTPRPALKSLIAQMQAALQGQARQEALQRIPSRIGERVHFVELSRVTHFFAEDKLTYAATAEKNWVVDKTIAELEQKLDAQQFVRVHRSTLVNLSFADELYPWFGGKMILRLKDPKKTEITVARDRLKDLKERLGL, encoded by the coding sequence ATGAGTCTGCGGGTCTATCTGGTGGACGACGAGGAACTGGCGGTACGCCGCCTGGATCGGATGCTGCGGGAGACGGGACGAGTGGAGATTGTCGGCAGTTCCACCGACGCGGTCCGCGCGCAGCAGGAGATCGAACTACTGGCGCCGGACGCTCTGTTTCTCGACATCCAGATGCCGGGGATGACCGGGTTCGAGCTGCTGGCCGGACTCAGCGTGCAGCCCCTGGTGGTGTTCGCCACGGCGTACGACCAGTATGCCTTGCGGGCGTTTGAGGTGAATTCACTGGACTATCTGCTGAAGCCGGTGGAAGAGGCGCAGTTGGACCGCGCCCTGGGCAAGCTGGAACGGATGTCCGGGGGCGACACGCCACGGCCTGCGCTGAAGTCACTGATCGCGCAGATGCAGGCGGCTTTGCAGGGGCAGGCGCGCCAGGAAGCGTTGCAGCGCATCCCGTCGCGGATTGGTGAGCGAGTCCATTTTGTCGAACTGTCGCGTGTGACGCATTTCTTCGCCGAAGACAAACTGACCTACGCGGCGACGGCGGAGAAGAACTGGGTGGTGGACAAGACGATCGCGGAGTTGGAGCAAAAGCTGGACGCGCAGCAGTTCGTGCGGGTGCACCGGTCGACGCTGGTGAACCTGAGTTTTGCCGATGAGCTGTATCCGTGGTTCGGCGGCAAGATGATCCTGCGATTGAAGGATCCGAAGAAGACGGAGATCACGGTGGCGCGCGACCGGTTGAAGGATTTGAAGGAGCGCCTGGGGTTGTAG
- a CDS encoding MFS transporter → MSSTSWRPWVPAVSMLLVSLISYIDRNTLALLAPTILRENHLSAEQYGWIISSFSVAYMLGNPLWGRWLDRWGVRLGMLAAVAFWTVSSTAHAFVSGFLGFAVARAALGFGEGATFPGGLRTVVQTLPDRLRSRGVALAYSGGSLGAVLTPLIVTPIYQAYGWRAAFLFTGFAGAIWLVIWLVISRRPELRAAHPQLSESSAHTPRTMKWSDARLWSFMASYALGCLPLAFVLYEVPIYFVQGLGKSQIEIGLVLWIPPLGWECGYFLWGWFADRLRRNRQDPMPVYRGLTVAALLMTLPLALGARIHSFPLLLVLLFWTMFVAGGNVIVSLSYATYTFTTANAGLIAGLGAGSWSAFVALSMPWFGRLMDARSWDAAFAGATIVPALGYACWLWINRAANDARLAMHGQHKVR, encoded by the coding sequence ATGTCTTCGACGTCCTGGCGACCCTGGGTCCCCGCCGTTTCCATGCTGCTGGTCTCGCTCATCAGCTACATCGACCGCAACACGCTGGCCCTGCTGGCGCCCACGATCCTGCGCGAAAACCACCTTTCGGCGGAGCAATACGGCTGGATCATCTCGTCGTTCTCCGTCGCCTACATGCTGGGCAACCCGTTGTGGGGTCGCTGGCTCGACCGCTGGGGCGTGCGTCTGGGCATGCTGGCCGCCGTCGCCTTCTGGACCGTCTCTTCCACCGCTCACGCCTTCGTGTCCGGGTTCCTGGGCTTCGCCGTCGCGCGTGCCGCCCTTGGTTTTGGTGAGGGCGCCACGTTTCCGGGCGGCCTGCGGACTGTCGTCCAGACACTGCCAGACCGGCTTCGTTCGCGCGGCGTGGCGCTGGCCTACAGTGGCGGCTCTCTGGGCGCGGTTCTGACGCCGCTCATCGTGACGCCCATCTATCAGGCCTACGGCTGGCGAGCCGCCTTTCTGTTCACCGGCTTTGCGGGTGCGATCTGGCTCGTCATCTGGCTGGTCATCAGCCGCCGGCCCGAACTTCGTGCCGCGCATCCTCAACTCTCGGAGTCATCCGCTCATACGCCGCGCACAATGAAGTGGTCCGACGCCAGGCTCTGGAGCTTCATGGCCTCCTACGCCCTCGGCTGCCTGCCACTGGCGTTTGTCCTTTATGAAGTGCCCATCTACTTCGTACAGGGCCTGGGCAAATCGCAGATCGAAATCGGCCTCGTGCTTTGGATTCCGCCGCTCGGGTGGGAGTGCGGCTACTTCCTCTGGGGCTGGTTTGCCGATCGTCTGCGCCGCAACCGGCAGGACCCGATGCCCGTCTACCGCGGCCTCACTGTGGCTGCTTTGCTTATGACTTTGCCCCTGGCTCTGGGCGCGCGCATCCACTCGTTTCCCCTGCTGTTGGTCCTGCTCTTCTGGACCATGTTCGTGGCCGGCGGCAACGTGATTGTGTCCCTCAGCTACGCGACGTATACGTTCACCACGGCCAATGCCGGTCTCATAGCCGGCCTGGGCGCAGGCTCCTGGTCGGCCTTTGTGGCGCTTTCCATGCCATGGTTTGGTCGGCTGATGGATGCCCGTTCGTGGGATGCTGCCTTCGCCGGGGCCACGATTGTTCCCGCGTTGGGTTATGCCTGTTGGTTGTGGATCAATCGTGCGGCGAACGACGCGAGGTTAGCGATGCACGGGCAGCACAAGGTCCGATAG